In one Chitinophaga sancti genomic region, the following are encoded:
- the yiaA gene encoding inner membrane protein YiaA — MEPLQNRTEENLYSIKQTENGRNPFKPTAAFIGASWFALLTGAVSYCIGLWNANMQLNEKGYYLTILLFGLFSVISVQKSVRDRAEGIAVTDLYYGISWFATIAAMLLLTIGLWNANMALSEKGFYAMAFCLSMFSAIAVQKNTRDAKMVGTKEQ; from the coding sequence ATGGAACCGCTACAAAACAGAACTGAAGAAAATTTATACAGTATAAAACAAACGGAGAATGGCAGAAACCCTTTTAAACCAACTGCCGCATTCATAGGAGCGAGTTGGTTCGCCTTATTAACCGGCGCTGTCAGCTATTGCATTGGCTTATGGAACGCCAATATGCAGTTGAATGAAAAAGGCTATTATCTCACCATCTTACTATTTGGCTTGTTCTCCGTAATCTCCGTACAAAAATCCGTCAGGGATAGAGCTGAAGGAATTGCTGTTACGGATCTTTACTACGGTATCAGCTGGTTTGCGACCATAGCAGCCATGCTTTTATTGACAATTGGATTATGGAATGCAAACATGGCGCTGAGTGAAAAAGGTTTCTACGCCATGGCATTCTGCCTGAGTATGTTTTCAGCCATTGCCGTTCAGAAAAATACCCGCGATGCAAAAATGGTCGGGACTAAAGAACAGTAA
- a CDS encoding HupE/UreJ family protein: protein MLSAGKLIIVLGHIQPGELLRLLKSNLASSYLIEGYQHILPYGYDHIAFIIGLLLLSPKLKPILWQATAFTIAHSITLGLAMYHIIQPPLNLVEPLIAISILYVAVENILSPKLRAFRIAIVFLFGLVHGLGFAGSLSQLNISHEHFFTCLIMFNLGVELGQLTVILIFYLLIARWFAATPYYRKYVVIPLSFLIAMIACFWIVQRVFYH from the coding sequence ATGCTATCAGCGGGTAAATTAATTATTGTTTTGGGGCATATCCAGCCGGGCGAGTTACTCCGGCTGTTAAAGTCAAACCTGGCATCCTCCTACCTGATCGAGGGCTATCAGCATATATTGCCCTACGGTTATGATCATATTGCATTTATTATTGGCTTACTATTATTAAGCCCTAAATTAAAACCGATCTTATGGCAGGCAACCGCATTTACGATCGCTCATTCTATTACGCTGGGCCTTGCCATGTATCATATTATACAACCGCCCCTCAACCTGGTTGAACCATTAATTGCCATCTCTATTCTTTATGTAGCGGTGGAAAATATCCTTTCTCCCAAACTAAGGGCTTTCCGTATAGCCATTGTATTTCTTTTTGGCTTAGTACATGGGCTGGGCTTTGCAGGTTCACTGTCTCAACTAAACATCTCTCATGAACATTTCTTCACCTGCCTCATTATGTTTAACCTGGGCGTTGAATTAGGGCAGCTAACAGTGATCCTGATTTTCTATCTTCTCATTGCCCGATGGTTTGCAGCTACACCCTATTACCGCAAATATGTTGTCATTCCCCTATCCTTCCTCATAGCAATGATTGCTTGTTTTTGGATCGTGCAAAGGGTCTTCTATCATTGA
- a CDS encoding TonB-dependent receptor, producing the protein MNFFKLLLVITMSIVVTKSIFAQQQILSGKVIDSTTHIPSGGVTVRLTPGNLTDITDENGRFSFKKIPAEAKFITISAVGYQQQSFPLSEFKHGQVINMASRQTQLTDVVITANTGNPYKALSEMDIRMRGVSNSQEVLRIVPGLFIGQHQGGGKAEQIFLRGFDNDHGTDINMSVDGLPINMVSHAHGQGYADSHFIIPETIESTTYQKGMYNAEKGDLAVTGFVNFNTVDAISSNMVKLEGGQYNTYRALAMINLLEKKAGAHNRSWYAASEYRYSDSYFDHAQHFKRFNFFTKYHDQLNEHNWLTLTASSLYSKWDASGQIPEGAVEEGKVGFFGQLDPNEGGVTARTNVNIQLRTTLPNHDIIKNQVYYSRYKFDLFTNFTFFLEDTVNGDEIRQKEARNLFGYNGSYLHESYVGNAKLISEAGINARFDATENSSLSHTINRYTIVAPFKLGDITEFSAGGYVNETLQLNDRFSLNAGLRFDQFYYKYNNKLEEDSTLKGAGVYKANNNVFSPKLNFYYQATEKAQLYLLLGKGFHSNDARVVVVEKGGKTLPAAYGADLGTVLKLSRTLLLNAALWYSYLQKEFVYAGDGGTVEFSGRTRRVGFDFSGRFQPLAALYVDADVNYAHGRSIDDPKGGNYIPLAPVWSSTGGITWQLKNGINGSFRYRYLGDRPANEDYSLTAKGYFVNDLVLNYTKAKFEVGLTINNVFNVRWKETQFETVTRLRGEQPLNGVAFTPGTKFAALAHVSYFFR; encoded by the coding sequence ATGAATTTCTTCAAGCTATTACTTGTTATCACGATGAGCATCGTGGTTACTAAATCCATTTTTGCACAACAACAAATTCTTTCCGGGAAGGTCATTGACAGTACAACACATATTCCCTCAGGCGGGGTAACGGTACGCCTGACTCCTGGCAACCTGACAGACATCACTGATGAAAACGGACGTTTTTCTTTTAAAAAAATACCGGCTGAAGCAAAGTTTATTACCATATCAGCAGTAGGATATCAGCAACAATCTTTTCCCTTAAGTGAGTTTAAGCATGGACAGGTGATTAATATGGCCAGCCGGCAAACGCAGCTGACAGATGTGGTCATTACTGCGAATACCGGGAACCCATACAAGGCACTCAGTGAAATGGATATACGGATGAGAGGAGTGTCTAATTCCCAGGAAGTATTGCGTATTGTTCCGGGATTGTTTATTGGCCAGCACCAGGGTGGTGGAAAAGCAGAACAGATATTTCTGCGTGGATTTGATAATGACCATGGTACTGATATTAATATGAGTGTAGACGGACTACCTATCAATATGGTTTCACATGCGCATGGGCAGGGCTATGCTGACAGTCATTTCATTATACCTGAAACGATTGAAAGCACTACTTACCAAAAGGGAATGTATAATGCGGAGAAAGGTGACCTTGCCGTAACGGGGTTTGTAAATTTCAATACGGTGGATGCAATCAGTTCCAATATGGTGAAACTGGAAGGTGGCCAGTATAATACTTACCGTGCCCTGGCAATGATCAACCTTCTGGAAAAGAAGGCGGGTGCTCATAATCGATCCTGGTATGCAGCTTCAGAGTATCGTTACAGCGATAGCTACTTTGATCATGCACAGCATTTTAAGCGCTTCAATTTTTTTACCAAATACCATGACCAGCTTAATGAGCATAACTGGCTGACCCTGACCGCTTCTTCGCTTTACAGTAAGTGGGATGCTTCTGGTCAGATACCGGAAGGTGCTGTGGAGGAGGGAAAGGTTGGTTTTTTCGGACAGCTGGATCCCAATGAAGGTGGAGTTACTGCCCGGACAAATGTGAATATACAGTTACGTACCACCCTGCCTAATCATGACATCATCAAGAACCAGGTTTATTATTCAAGGTATAAATTTGATCTGTTCACTAATTTCACTTTCTTCCTGGAAGATACTGTAAATGGCGATGAGATCAGGCAGAAAGAGGCCCGCAATTTATTTGGATATAATGGCAGCTATTTGCACGAAAGCTATGTAGGGAATGCTAAACTGATCAGCGAAGCTGGTATCAATGCACGTTTTGATGCGACGGAAAATTCCTCATTATCTCATACGATCAATAGATATACGATAGTAGCCCCATTTAAACTGGGGGATATTACTGAATTTAGTGCAGGTGGATATGTAAATGAAACTTTACAGTTGAATGATCGCTTTTCACTGAATGCCGGCTTACGATTCGATCAGTTCTATTATAAATACAATAATAAACTGGAGGAAGATTCGACGCTAAAGGGCGCGGGTGTATATAAGGCGAACAATAATGTGTTTAGTCCGAAGCTGAATTTTTATTACCAGGCAACCGAGAAGGCACAGCTCTACCTGCTTTTGGGTAAGGGCTTTCATTCCAACGATGCCCGTGTAGTGGTGGTGGAAAAAGGAGGGAAGACCCTGCCTGCTGCATATGGAGCGGATCTGGGAACGGTGCTTAAATTGTCAAGGACGCTGTTATTGAATGCGGCATTGTGGTATAGTTACCTGCAAAAGGAATTTGTGTATGCGGGAGATGGGGGAACGGTTGAATTCAGTGGCCGTACACGTCGTGTAGGATTTGATTTTTCAGGGCGGTTTCAGCCACTTGCTGCCTTGTATGTAGATGCGGATGTAAACTATGCACATGGGCGTTCAATTGATGATCCGAAGGGAGGGAACTATATTCCGCTGGCGCCGGTGTGGAGCAGTACAGGAGGAATTACCTGGCAGTTAAAGAACGGGATCAATGGTAGTTTTCGGTATCGTTACCTGGGAGACAGGCCGGCTAATGAGGATTATAGCCTGACAGCAAAAGGGTATTTTGTAAATGACCTGGTATTAAATTATACGAAGGCAAAATTTGAAGTAGGGCTGACAATTAATAACGTGTTTAATGTAAGATGGAAGGAAACGCAGTTTGAAACGGTGACGCGTTTAAGAGGAGAGCAGCCGCTTAATGGCGTTGCATTTACGCCTGGTACTAAGTTTGCGGCTCTTGCGCATGTGAGTTATTTTTTCAGGTAA
- a CDS encoding AraC family transcriptional regulator produces the protein MRGKITNNVKYCHVNIDPDRSFYFDHVHIIWNQQITLHQHDELEISYIITGSGTRVIGDSVDIFSKGEVIFLPPNMPHGWYFSENDHDEKGKIENITIIFRESLLNGLAQVFPELQEKVAAVKRNKQSLSFSGETLMAVQKCMVTMVSQNSIDRLSSFLKLISIIGDTPETYVVGTRYQKDSVATKMQEINRYMVNNYQRDISLDEIAKHVAMNRSSFCTFFKKEHGRSFFTALTEFRINCSCLMLRQTPMAVADIAMAAGFNDVPHYNRTFKKIKGISPKGYRLQCQDHLI, from the coding sequence ATGAGGGGGAAAATTACCAATAATGTAAAATATTGTCATGTAAACATTGATCCGGATAGATCTTTTTACTTCGATCATGTTCATATCATCTGGAACCAACAAATCACTTTGCATCAACATGATGAACTTGAAATATCCTATATTATTACCGGTAGCGGCACAAGAGTGATCGGAGATTCCGTAGATATTTTTTCAAAAGGAGAAGTTATTTTCTTACCTCCAAACATGCCGCATGGCTGGTATTTCAGTGAAAATGATCATGACGAAAAAGGTAAAATCGAGAATATTACAATCATTTTCCGTGAATCACTATTAAATGGCTTAGCACAGGTATTTCCTGAATTACAAGAGAAAGTAGCTGCTGTAAAAAGAAACAAACAAAGCCTTAGCTTCAGTGGAGAGACCCTAATGGCTGTTCAAAAATGTATGGTAACAATGGTGTCTCAAAATAGTATTGACCGCTTGTCGTCTTTTTTAAAGCTTATATCCATCATTGGCGATACACCCGAAACATATGTTGTAGGAACCCGGTACCAAAAGGACAGCGTTGCAACAAAAATGCAGGAGATCAATAGATACATGGTCAATAATTATCAACGGGACATCTCCCTGGACGAAATAGCTAAACATGTTGCCATGAATCGTTCCTCTTTCTGTACCTTTTTTAAAAAGGAACATGGCAGGTCGTTTTTTACAGCCCTAACAGAATTTAGGATCAATTGCTCCTGCCTGATGCTGCGCCAAACGCCAATGGCGGTTGCCGATATTGCAATGGCGGCAGGCTTTAATGACGTACCTCATTATAACAGAACTTTCAAAAAGATAAAGGGCATAAGCCCTAAAGGCTATAGGCTACAATGCCAGGATCACCTTATCTGA